GCCTCTGTTCCTGGTCAATCCGCGCGTGCCCGTGCCGACCGGCCCGGTCTTCGCCGGCTGGGACGGTGTCGACCGCGGCCCGCTGGCCGACATCCACTCCGGCCGCAACGACCTCGAAGCGCCGGCGGTCGCGGTCGCGCCCGTCATTCGCGACGTTCTGTCCGCCTTGCGCGCGCAGGCTGGAACGCGCCTGGTCCGCATGTCCGGCTCCGGCGCGACCTGCTTCGCCTTGTTCGCCGACGAGGCTGCGCGCGACGCCGCGACAGCGGCGCTGGCCGGCGCCCATCCCGATTGGTGGCTGCTGCCGACTCGTCTCAGGTGACCCGCCGCTCCCGTAGCGGGACGCTTTTCGAAGGCCCTTAACCATCGTGTGCGGCTCGCATCCGTTTTGGCACGCCTCTTGCTCCTCGTTTCGCGGACGAGTCGAAGCGCGCTCTGGAGCGTGTGGACATTCGGGGACAGTCCCCGGCCCCCTGCGGCCGGGCGCTGTCGCTCCCTGTAGGGCCGGGCCGCCGTCAGCTGCGGTCCGGCCTTTTTTTTCGGGACAAAATCGCCCCGCGGGGGCATGAACCGGTCATGTTCGACCTTCACATCGCAGGCGGGCTGGCGCGCCTGGTCCTGAACCGGCCGGAGGCGCGCAACGCCATTCCTTTCTCGGGCTGGGCCGAGCTTGCCGCCGCCGTCCTGCAGGCCGAAGCCGCCGGCGCCCATATGCTGGTCGTGTCCGGTAGCCCGGGCGGCAGCTTCTGCGCGGGCGCCGATATGGCGAGCTTTCACGCTTTCGCCAACGATCCCGACGCCCGCACCGCCTTCCGCCTCGCCATCCGCCAGGGCCTGGACGCACTGCGCGATACGCCGCTTCCCACGCTCGCGGTGGTGGAGGGGCATTGCTACGGCGCTGGCGTCGCCCTCGCCATGGCCTGCGACACGCGCTTCGGGGGCTTCGAGGCGGAGTTCGCGATCACCCCGGCCAAGTTCGGCATCTCCTATCCCCAGGAGGACGTGTACCGCCTCGTCGCATTGGTCGGGCCGGGCGAGGCCGCACGGCTCCTGTTCGGCGCGCAGGCGATCGGCAGCCGCGAGGCGGTCCGGATCGGCCTGCTCGACCGGGCCTTCGACGCCAACGTCGCCACCGGTGTCGATGAATTCGTCAAGGCGGTGATGGCCAATGAGCCGGCGAGCCTGCGCACGCTGAAGCGCGGCATCCGCCTCGCCATGGCGGGCGTGGCGAGCGACCCCGAGCAGGATCGCGCGTTCGACGATCTGCTCGGCTCGGAGACGCTGGCCGCGCGCCTCGCTGATCGCCGCAAATGAACGGCGCCGCCGAGTATATTCCGGGCGCGCCCGGCTCCGATCTGCTGCTGATCGCCGACCACGCCTCCAATTTCGTGCCCGAGGACATCGATCTCGGCATTTCCGAGGATC
This portion of the Sphingomonas sp. LY54 genome encodes:
- a CDS encoding enoyl-CoA hydratase/isomerase family protein, giving the protein MFDLHIAGGLARLVLNRPEARNAIPFSGWAELAAAVLQAEAAGAHMLVVSGSPGGSFCAGADMASFHAFANDPDARTAFRLAIRQGLDALRDTPLPTLAVVEGHCYGAGVALAMACDTRFGGFEAEFAITPAKFGISYPQEDVYRLVALVGPGEAARLLFGAQAIGSREAVRIGLLDRAFDANVATGVDEFVKAVMANEPASLRTLKRGIRLAMAGVASDPEQDRAFDDLLGSETLAARLADRRK